In a single window of the Azospirillum thiophilum genome:
- a CDS encoding DUF7146 domain-containing protein — protein MSVASEMAQRLAREAEAVCRHYLPHGRQEGRYWRVGDIHGTPGESLYVRLHGTAAGRWADAATSEHGDLLDLIGLNRGLGRLADVLDEARVFLGSPRAPPELRWQPPAPIGSPEAARRLFARSRPLAGTLAEAYLRNRGNSDVRKCGSLRFQPRCWFRDADDRLAEGPALIAAVTGLDGGLTGVQRTWLAPSGGGKAAMPSPRRALGHLLGNGVRFGVARDVLAAGEGVETMLALRTALPALPMVAALSAGHLAALRLPPTLRRLYVARDNDAAGRRAVERLGIRAEALGIEALVLAPVLGDLNDDLLAFGQVELRAHLRAQLAPEDVARFSAGHDRSWGA, from the coding sequence ATGTCCGTTGCATCGGAGATGGCGCAGCGCCTCGCGCGGGAGGCCGAGGCGGTGTGCCGCCACTACCTGCCGCACGGGCGGCAGGAGGGGCGTTACTGGCGGGTCGGTGACATTCACGGCACCCCAGGGGAGAGTCTCTACGTTCGGCTGCACGGGACTGCCGCGGGCCGATGGGCCGACGCTGCCACCAGCGAGCACGGCGACCTGCTCGACCTCATCGGGCTTAACCGCGGTCTCGGCCGGCTGGCCGACGTGCTCGACGAGGCCCGTGTCTTCCTCGGTTCACCGCGGGCGCCGCCGGAGCTGCGGTGGCAGCCTCCAGCCCCCATCGGATCGCCGGAAGCCGCCCGCCGCCTGTTCGCCCGCTCCCGGCCGCTCGCCGGCACGCTGGCAGAAGCGTATCTGCGCAACCGCGGCAATTCGGATGTCCGTAAATGCGGTTCCCTGCGCTTCCAGCCGCGCTGCTGGTTCCGCGACGCCGATGACCGGCTTGCCGAAGGGCCGGCGCTGATCGCTGCGGTCACCGGTCTCGACGGCGGCCTCACCGGCGTGCAGCGCACCTGGCTCGCCCCGTCCGGCGGCGGCAAGGCGGCGATGCCCTCGCCGCGCCGGGCGCTGGGCCACCTGCTCGGCAACGGCGTCCGCTTCGGCGTGGCCCGCGACGTCCTGGCGGCGGGGGAGGGCGTCGAGACCATGCTGGCGCTGCGCACCGCCCTGCCGGCCCTGCCCATGGTCGCCGCGCTGTCGGCCGGCCACCTCGCCGCCCTGCGCCTGCCGCCGACGCTTCGCCGCCTCTACGTCGCCCGCGACAACGACGCTGCCGGACGCCGGGCGGTGGAGCGCTTGGGGATCCGGGCCGAGGCCCTCGGCATCGAGGCGCTGGTCCTGGCACCGGTGCTGGGCGACCTCAACGACGACCTGCTGGCGTTCGGACAGGTGGAGCTGCGAGCGCACCTGCGGGCTCAGCTCGCCCCGGAGGATGTAGCGCGCTTCTCGGCCGGCCATGATCGGTCATGGGGAGCCTGA
- a CDS encoding DUF2493 domain-containing protein: protein MVTDTDAGLRHASSPTDHALTELQLYGHRPFEDDPDPRPLPDETAIRAALADVFDALVSTLIDTRLEPDLADLLWSTVNLFHRAADRVQRELDDNEDAQKRSQREQDGSEVRSVELERLLAEGLTLIERRTAMETFRDHAADLFEVHTGSGWRPRAGSLVSHRTLTASLIDSRDFLAARRRAETEPLLPAGPRIAFTGGVECNDHHRIWAVLDKVRGKHPDMVLLHGGSPKGAERIAACWAEHRKVTQVLFRPDWTRHAKTAPFKRNDRLLEALPIGIVAFPGSGIAANLADKARRLGIPVWRFGDGGA, encoded by the coding sequence ATGGTCACCGATACCGACGCCGGGCTCCGCCACGCCTCCTCCCCCACCGACCACGCCCTGACCGAACTCCAGCTCTACGGCCACCGACCCTTCGAGGACGATCCCGACCCCCGGCCGCTGCCCGACGAGACCGCCATCCGCGCCGCTCTGGCCGACGTCTTCGACGCTCTGGTCTCCACCCTGATCGACACCCGCCTCGAACCCGACCTGGCCGACCTGCTGTGGTCCACCGTCAACCTGTTTCATCGCGCCGCCGACCGGGTGCAGCGCGAGCTCGATGACAACGAGGACGCCCAGAAGCGCAGCCAGCGCGAACAGGACGGCTCGGAGGTCCGTTCCGTCGAATTGGAGCGGCTGCTGGCCGAGGGGCTGACGCTGATCGAGCGCCGCACCGCTATGGAGACCTTCCGCGACCACGCCGCCGACTTGTTCGAGGTCCACACCGGTTCCGGCTGGCGACCGCGCGCCGGCTCGCTGGTCAGCCACCGCACCCTGACGGCGTCGCTGATCGACAGCCGCGATTTCCTCGCCGCTAGGCGGAGGGCTGAGACCGAGCCGCTGCTGCCGGCCGGCCCCCGCATCGCCTTCACCGGCGGGGTGGAGTGCAACGACCACCACCGTATCTGGGCGGTGCTCGACAAGGTACGCGGCAAGCACCCCGACATGGTGCTGCTGCACGGTGGCAGCCCGAAGGGCGCCGAACGCATCGCCGCCTGCTGGGCTGAGCACCGCAAGGTAACGCAGGTGCTGTTCCGGCCCGATTGGACGCGCCACGCCAAGACCGCTCCCTTCAAGCGCAACGACCGCCTGCTAGAGGCGCTGCCCATCGGCATCGTCGCCTTTCCCGGCTCGGGCATCGCCGCCAACCTTGCCGATAAGGCCCGGCGCCTCGGCATTCCGGTGTGGCGCTTCGGCGACGGTGGCGCCTGA
- a CDS encoding P63C domain-containing protein — MDTRIPSPLPKAVADGTIKLADAEIECAVLEDGTRVLSQRGIGRALKRSRTGYFKAGPDADGGAALPHILRPAALKPFFPNDLSVVLNYIEYVPRQGGRSAHGITARAFLEICDIWQRAAAAKALRPNQFHVVEEIKRLTAGLTYIGLIALIDEQTRYQERRSQNELQAILEAYVLPEHRTWVQEIPPEFTQLLCRAYGWRYTEDNRTPRYAGTFIRKVIYEQMPAPVLPKLDELNPTGSNGRRKRKHHSHLTVSHGREHFKSQLIAVMTLLRATPPGKKEFFWRLFERNFGKQPDFDLGDIE; from the coding sequence GTGGATACTCGTATTCCTAGCCCGCTCCCGAAGGCCGTTGCTGACGGAACGATCAAACTTGCCGACGCAGAGATAGAGTGCGCCGTGCTGGAAGACGGGACGCGCGTCCTGTCCCAGCGGGGAATTGGGCGCGCTCTCAAGCGCTCACGGACTGGTTACTTCAAGGCTGGGCCGGACGCGGATGGCGGTGCTGCACTCCCCCATATTCTGCGTCCAGCGGCACTTAAGCCATTCTTTCCAAACGATTTATCGGTGGTGCTGAACTATATCGAGTACGTGCCGAGGCAGGGTGGACGCTCGGCACACGGGATCACGGCCAGGGCATTCCTTGAGATCTGCGACATCTGGCAGCGCGCGGCGGCAGCGAAGGCGCTAAGGCCCAACCAGTTTCATGTCGTTGAAGAGATCAAGAGATTAACCGCTGGCCTAACGTACATTGGCCTGATAGCTCTCATTGATGAGCAAACGCGATATCAAGAGCGGCGCTCCCAGAACGAACTGCAAGCCATACTTGAGGCGTATGTTCTGCCGGAACATAGGACATGGGTGCAGGAAATCCCGCCAGAGTTCACACAGCTTCTGTGCCGCGCTTACGGGTGGCGATACACGGAAGACAACAGGACGCCGCGGTACGCCGGGACTTTTATCCGCAAGGTCATTTACGAACAAATGCCCGCTCCAGTACTGCCAAAACTTGACGAACTAAATCCAACAGGTTCAAATGGAAGAAGGAAGCGCAAGCACCACTCTCATCTAACTGTTTCGCACGGTCGTGAGCACTTCAAATCACAACTTATTGCGGTAATGACTTTGCTGCGAGCGACGCCGCCAGGAAAGAAGGAATTCTTTTGGCGATTGTTTGAACGTAACTTCGGCAAGCAGCCAGATTTTGATCTAGGCGATATTGAGTAG